The proteins below come from a single Candidatus Poribacteria bacterium genomic window:
- a CDS encoding sigma-70 family RNA polymerase sigma factor, which translates to MKNDDVELIQRVLAGDENAFSVIVRKYQKPVHALVWRKVGDFHIAEEITQDAFLKAYKELATLKKPHRFARWLSVIATRGCIAWLRKKRLSTQSLEHTSHAQLEQATYSGYVIQENEQMTAEAQREVVEKLLSKLRENERTVITLHYFAEMTHEEISEFLGTSVGTIKSRLRRAQQRLKREEPMVREALSGFQIAPNFTENIMREVSRITPTPSTGGSQRFAPWAITASILVAALLVLGIGYHYFKRFGLSSDSADSLAATAPKTGKVVFASNRDGNWDIWTMNPDGSDPVNLTGDVASDFKPTWSPTGEQILFVSFREGGESLYLMDADGSNIRRVFDNWHSRSDATWAPDGKRIASVSDSVLYIITIDSKSVAPVAQTGFGSVGDPAWSPDGKEIAFIHYKPKQGYELRLLNVETLKQTVLLGELEKYPVKLDPAWSPNGKQIAFVLHKFRPILSHTDAFAWQDEETIYIINRDGSNLQQLVSEKGPDALHPTWSPDGDEIIYQQGIHLPEVGDIRQFFKIDVNSRAKTQLTHEGANRDPDWFVSPTSPDEP; encoded by the coding sequence ACCAGAAGCCGGTTCACGCACTTGTGTGGCGGAAAGTCGGAGATTTCCACATCGCTGAAGAGATTACGCAGGACGCTTTCCTGAAAGCATATAAGGAGTTGGCAACGTTGAAGAAACCGCACCGCTTTGCCCGTTGGCTGTCTGTAATCGCGACACGGGGCTGTATTGCATGGCTGCGTAAAAAGCGTTTGTCCACACAGTCGCTGGAACACACAAGCCATGCGCAATTGGAACAAGCAACGTATTCGGGGTACGTGATTCAGGAGAACGAGCAAATGACAGCAGAAGCGCAGCGCGAGGTCGTTGAAAAATTGCTTTCCAAATTACGGGAGAATGAACGGACCGTTATCACGCTCCATTACTTTGCAGAAATGACGCATGAAGAGATCAGTGAGTTTTTAGGGACATCGGTGGGCACGATTAAAAGTCGGCTCCGTCGTGCGCAGCAGCGTTTGAAGAGAGAAGAACCGATGGTTCGAGAGGCTTTAAGCGGTTTCCAAATCGCGCCGAATTTCACTGAGAATATCATGAGGGAGGTTTCGCGTATCACGCCTACGCCGTCTACCGGTGGAAGTCAAAGGTTTGCACCGTGGGCAATCACTGCATCTATTCTGGTTGCAGCATTATTGGTGTTAGGCATCGGGTATCACTACTTCAAACGTTTCGGGTTGTCCTCTGACTCCGCAGATTCTCTCGCAGCGACAGCACCGAAAACCGGAAAAGTCGTTTTTGCCTCTAACCGAGATGGCAATTGGGATATCTGGACGATGAATCCAGACGGAAGTGATCCTGTGAATCTTACAGGAGATGTGGCAAGTGACTTTAAGCCAACTTGGTCTCCAACAGGCGAACAGATTCTGTTCGTCTCCTTCCGAGAAGGCGGTGAAAGTCTATATCTCATGGATGCCGATGGAAGCAATATACGGCGTGTGTTTGATAATTGGCACAGTAGATCTGACGCGACGTGGGCACCTGACGGAAAACGAATTGCATCTGTGAGCGATAGCGTGCTCTATATTATAACAATAGATAGCAAATCAGTTGCGCCAGTGGCACAGACGGGCTTTGGAAGTGTTGGTGATCCCGCTTGGTCCCCGGATGGAAAGGAAATCGCCTTCATCCATTATAAGCCCAAACAGGGCTATGAACTCCGCCTTCTCAACGTTGAAACGCTCAAACAAACTGTCCTTCTCGGCGAATTAGAGAAGTATCCAGTTAAGCTTGATCCAGCGTGGTCTCCCAACGGAAAACAAATTGCCTTCGTTCTACACAAATTCAGACCGATATTAAGTCACACAGACGCATTCGCTTGGCAGGATGAAGAAACGATTTACATTATTAACCGCGATGGGAGTAACTTACAACAACTCGTTTCAGAGAAGGGACCCGACGCACTCCATCCGACGTGGTCCCCAGATGGCGATGAAATTATTTATCAGCAGGGAATCCATCTACCAGAAGTCGGAGATATCCGGCAGTTTTTCAAGATTGATGTGAATAGCCGTGCCAAGACCCAACTTACACACGAGGGAGCCAATAGGGACCCAGATTGGTTTGTGTCTCCGACATCGCCGGACGAACCTTAA
- a CDS encoding serine hydroxymethyltransferase, producing the protein MTHNAKVQKLTSLLDKHQTYRDTCLNLIASENTPSPLVEELFDERLARRYGNYSGVDIYQRNYKGNRYIAEIEGYTQALAKELFGAAHVDFRPLSGNIAGIATTFALAKPGDTALEVHNGHHYAEKLLSSPLKIGLQSIPIPWDGQRSNIDLDATLELIAKHKPRIVNVGSGVFLFPQPVRELKEAMRQANPDSYLIYDASHVIGLIAGKRFQSPFEESADVIISSTHKTLAGPQGGMVLMNDESIAERVARGVYPLLMSNHHLNRLPALAGTFIEWMECGEAQADAIVANAKALGQALAERGVPMLGADLGFTESHTLILIVDKYGEGSALANHLEACHIITGAAGLSPEVGTSGLRIGVQEVTRWGMTPEDAPDIAECIVSALSGGTPEELKPKVAKVARRFDAIQFTVD; encoded by the coding sequence ATGACACATAACGCGAAAGTCCAAAAACTCACTTCACTTCTCGATAAACATCAAACATATCGGGACACCTGTCTCAATCTCATCGCTTCGGAGAACACACCTTCACCGTTGGTTGAAGAACTTTTTGACGAACGGTTGGCACGGCGGTATGGGAATTATTCTGGAGTTGACATTTATCAACGGAATTACAAGGGCAACCGCTATATTGCCGAAATAGAGGGATACACACAGGCGTTAGCTAAGGAGCTTTTCGGCGCAGCACATGTCGATTTCCGCCCATTATCAGGGAACATCGCAGGGATTGCAACGACGTTCGCGTTAGCAAAGCCGGGCGATACAGCATTAGAGGTCCATAATGGACACCACTATGCCGAGAAACTACTCTCCTCACCGCTCAAGATAGGACTCCAATCCATTCCGATTCCCTGGGACGGACAGCGTTCAAACATTGATCTGGATGCAACGCTTGAACTAATTGCGAAACACAAACCGAGAATCGTCAACGTCGGCTCTGGTGTGTTTCTCTTCCCGCAACCCGTGCGTGAGTTGAAAGAAGCAATGCGCCAAGCGAATCCTGATTCCTACCTCATCTACGATGCTTCACACGTCATTGGACTCATCGCGGGTAAGCGGTTTCAATCGCCGTTTGAAGAAAGCGCGGATGTGATTATTTCCAGCACGCATAAGACGCTTGCGGGACCGCAGGGTGGGATGGTTTTGATGAACGATGAATCTATTGCTGAGCGGGTTGCGCGGGGTGTCTATCCGTTGTTGATGAGCAATCACCATCTGAATCGGTTACCGGCGTTAGCAGGAACGTTTATAGAGTGGATGGAATGCGGTGAAGCACAGGCAGACGCGATTGTAGCGAACGCAAAAGCACTCGGTCAAGCGTTAGCCGAACGCGGTGTTCCAATGCTCGGTGCCGATCTCGGCTTCACAGAATCGCATACCTTGATACTGATTGTAGATAAGTATGGGGAAGGCAGCGCGCTCGCAAACCATCTCGAAGCGTGCCATATTATTACGGGGGCGGCGGGATTATCGCCGGAAGTCGGAACATCCGGATTGCGTATCGGTGTTCAGGAGGTCACCCGATGGGGCATGACACCAGAAGACGCACCAGACATCGCAGAGTGTATTGTCTCTGCACTCTCTGGCGGTACCCCTGAAGAACTCAAACCAAAAGTCGCAAAAGTCGCACGTCGTTTTGATGCGATCCAGTTCACTGTTGACTGA
- a CDS encoding mandelate racemase/muconate lactonizing enzyme family protein, giving the protein MPKPTDIRILDVHYDFEEHQYRTPLKFGGVPTDHCVLFNVRMQVQTRDGKEAEGKGSMPLGNVWAFPPRYAPFDQSLTAMKKLAELAVAATQDCELCAHPLELSEVLEPEFLRIADELSEAMQLASPMPKLCTVVTTSPIDAAIHDAFGKANGINSYNGLGKAFIQADLSHFLNERFTGKYLDQYTARQPKSNMPLYHLIGALDPLTDADIAERLNDGLPETLPEWIVTDGLTHLKIKLNGDDLDWDVARVLAIDKVTAETQAKHGVDTWHYSADFNETCQNVEYLLEFLSQIQETEPNAFQRLAYIEQPTDRDLKAHPENKMQKAAEIKPVVIDESLTDFETFLLAREQGYSGVALKACKGQSQALLMGAAAAEYNMFLAVQDLTCPGASFLHSAGLAARIPGVTAIEGNSRQFCPSANDGWRDEFPSIFNITDGTVGTQILTAPGLGH; this is encoded by the coding sequence ATGCCAAAACCGACAGATATCCGTATCCTTGACGTTCATTACGACTTTGAAGAACACCAATACCGCACCCCATTGAAGTTCGGCGGCGTGCCGACAGATCACTGCGTCCTCTTTAACGTCCGCATGCAAGTCCAGACGCGCGATGGAAAAGAGGCAGAAGGGAAAGGTTCCATGCCGCTTGGAAACGTCTGGGCATTCCCGCCGCGCTACGCGCCTTTTGACCAGAGCCTCACAGCGATGAAAAAACTCGCCGAATTGGCGGTAGCAGCAACACAAGATTGCGAATTATGCGCGCATCCACTGGAACTCTCTGAAGTGCTTGAACCCGAATTCTTACGTATTGCCGATGAATTGTCAGAGGCTATGCAGCTCGCATCGCCGATGCCGAAACTCTGCACCGTCGTTACAACAAGCCCTATTGATGCCGCTATCCACGATGCATTCGGAAAAGCAAACGGTATCAATAGTTACAATGGTTTAGGTAAAGCCTTCATTCAGGCGGATTTATCTCACTTTTTGAATGAACGGTTCACTGGAAAATATCTCGACCAATATACCGCGCGCCAACCGAAGTCTAATATGCCGCTCTACCATCTCATTGGTGCCCTGGATCCTCTTACGGACGCGGATATCGCAGAACGTCTCAATGACGGTCTACCGGAGACGCTTCCCGAATGGATTGTCACTGACGGATTGACGCACCTGAAAATTAAATTGAACGGCGACGATCTCGATTGGGATGTCGCGCGCGTCCTCGCGATTGATAAAGTCACCGCGGAAACACAGGCGAAACATGGTGTTGACACTTGGCACTACTCCGCTGATTTTAACGAAACCTGTCAAAACGTCGAATACCTACTGGAATTCCTTAGTCAGATCCAAGAAACAGAACCGAACGCCTTTCAACGCCTCGCCTACATCGAACAACCGACCGATCGGGACCTGAAAGCACATCCCGAAAACAAGATGCAAAAAGCCGCCGAGATCAAACCGGTGGTGATAGACGAATCACTGACTGATTTTGAAACTTTCTTACTGGCACGTGAGCAAGGGTATTCCGGTGTCGCGCTCAAGGCATGCAAAGGACAGTCTCAGGCATTGCTAATGGGTGCTGCCGCCGCAGAATATAATATGTTCCTCGCCGTACAGGACCTGACATGCCCCGGAGCATCGTTTTTACACTCCGCCGGACTCGCCGCGCGTATCCCCGGTGTGACAGCGATTGAAGGCAACTCACGCCAATTCTGTCCGAGTGCCAACGACGGTTGGCGAGATGAATTCCCCTCAATCTTCAATATTACCGATGGCACCGTCGGAACGCAAATCCTTACTGCACCTGGACTTGGTCACTAA
- a CDS encoding CRTAC1 family protein, which translates to MTLFLLMLPLLGRAEPYFRDLTDAMGLDFKHINGFSAERRLVETMGSGGALFDFDNDEDLDLYLVQGNALSSSTASLPTNRLYRNDAGVFVDVTVSANVADTGYGLGAVAADYDSDGDRDLYVTNLGENVLYRNNGDGTFTDVTEQAQVGCPLLSASAAFADIDRDGDLDLYVCNYVEYALETDIPCYYKNILRIYCGPNEYHGIADVLYRNNGDGTFTDITEAAGVYEPTTRGLGVVFTDVDSDGWLDIYVANDMSPNTLFMNQGDGTFREEGVLRGVAYNGDGLANGSMGIDAADYDNDGDIDLWVSNFSLEANCLMQNDGDGYFEDVTFDTNLADPSFYSLGFGTRFIDFDNDGWLDILVGNGHIWDNVKQIDAKMRYAQPVQLFHNRGGTSENDVVFTEITAEAGLDETLYVVRGMLFGDIDMDGDVDVVLCQSNRPAVILRNEIGNANAWLTVKLVGTDGNTDAIGAQVQLETQGMTFLREVICGASYLSGNDLRLSFGLGDASGIDSFKIRWHNGSVQQLDGTPVRQFIIFSQH; encoded by the coding sequence TTGACCCTTTTCCTTCTCATGCTTCCACTGCTTGGTAGGGCTGAACCTTATTTCCGCGACCTGACCGATGCCATGGGGCTTGACTTCAAGCATATCAATGGCTTTTCTGCCGAGCGCCGACTCGTTGAAACGATGGGCAGCGGCGGCGCACTCTTTGACTTCGATAACGATGAAGACCTGGATCTTTACCTCGTTCAAGGCAATGCGCTTTCTTCATCAACAGCATCTCTGCCCACAAACCGTCTATATCGAAACGACGCTGGTGTTTTCGTTGATGTCACAGTATCTGCAAACGTTGCAGATACAGGTTACGGACTCGGTGCTGTCGCTGCGGATTACGATTCTGATGGGGACCGCGACCTATACGTAACGAACTTGGGAGAAAATGTGCTTTATCGCAACAATGGTGATGGCACGTTTACCGACGTAACCGAGCAGGCGCAAGTCGGTTGTCCGCTACTGAGTGCGAGTGCCGCGTTCGCTGATATTGATAGGGATGGGGATTTGGATCTCTATGTTTGCAACTACGTTGAATACGCACTCGAAACCGACATCCCGTGCTATTACAAGAACATCTTGCGTATCTACTGTGGCCCCAACGAATATCACGGCATCGCCGATGTGCTTTACCGTAATAATGGTGATGGCACGTTTACAGATATTACCGAAGCCGCCGGGGTCTATGAACCGACGACGCGTGGGTTAGGTGTTGTCTTTACAGATGTGGACAGCGATGGCTGGTTGGACATCTATGTCGCAAACGATATGTCTCCGAATACGCTTTTTATGAATCAAGGTGACGGGACTTTTCGCGAAGAAGGTGTCCTCCGCGGCGTTGCCTACAACGGCGACGGTTTGGCAAACGGGTCAATGGGAATAGACGCAGCAGACTATGATAACGACGGCGACATTGATCTCTGGGTATCAAATTTTTCGTTGGAAGCGAACTGCCTCATGCAAAACGATGGCGACGGCTATTTTGAGGATGTAACATTTGACACAAACCTCGCTGACCCGTCCTTCTATTCCCTCGGCTTCGGCACCCGTTTCATTGATTTCGATAACGACGGTTGGTTAGATATACTCGTGGGAAATGGACACATCTGGGACAACGTAAAACAGATTGACGCGAAGATGCGTTACGCGCAACCTGTGCAACTGTTTCATAACCGAGGCGGTACCTCAGAGAACGATGTAGTCTTCACTGAAATTACTGCTGAAGCGGGTTTGGATGAAACGCTTTATGTGGTGCGCGGCATGCTGTTCGGGGATATAGATATGGATGGCGATGTGGATGTCGTGCTGTGTCAGTCCAACCGTCCGGCGGTCATCTTGCGTAACGAGATCGGCAATGCGAACGCGTGGCTAACGGTGAAATTGGTCGGTACAGATGGGAACACGGATGCAATCGGTGCGCAGGTTCAACTGGAGACGCAAGGTATGACATTCCTGAGAGAAGTCATCTGTGGGGCAAGTTATCTGTCAGGCAATGATCTCCGCCTCTCATTCGGGTTAGGCGATGCCTCAGGCATAGATAGTTTCAAGATTCGTTGGCACAATGGGAGCGTTCAGCAATTAGATGGCACACCAGTGCGGCAATTTATAATATTTTCACAGCATTGA
- a CDS encoding formylglycine-generating enzyme family protein translates to MKCAYFSMLVLILVICGDFAVAEVNEAARRILETIEWVAIPKGAFLMGSTPEEANAAYQDAKLRSSMLEQHTFDAELPQHQVYLNAYEISRYEITNAQYRAFIEATNRPTPRGHNGEKTWEDETLNGDTQPIVGVTWFDAQAFAEWIGGSLPTEAQWERAARGTKARVYPWGDTPPKARQHANFARRYNRPMPVGQFPKGESPDGIADLAGNVWEWCLDEYSLTTYQRNGEDVSRNPLNLRFRDVLRARVIRGGAWDVGRAFLRSSLRFKFYPLDSTHTIGFRVVRPRPEIKN, encoded by the coding sequence ATGAAATGTGCCTATTTTTCGATGCTTGTTCTCATTCTTGTGATCTGTGGTGATTTTGCTGTTGCTGAAGTTAATGAAGCAGCTCGGCGAATTCTTGAGACTATAGAATGGGTCGCTATTCCTAAAGGTGCGTTCCTGATGGGTTCAACCCCTGAAGAAGCAAACGCCGCTTATCAGGACGCAAAATTGCGGAGTTCCATGCTTGAGCAGCACACTTTTGATGCCGAACTGCCACAACATCAAGTCTACCTGAATGCCTACGAAATCTCGCGGTATGAAATTACGAACGCACAGTATCGTGCTTTTATTGAAGCAACGAACCGCCCTACACCCCGCGGACACAACGGCGAAAAAACGTGGGAAGATGAAACCCTCAACGGCGACACGCAACCCATTGTCGGTGTAACGTGGTTTGATGCCCAAGCGTTTGCAGAATGGATTGGCGGAAGCCTCCCGACTGAAGCGCAATGGGAGCGCGCAGCACGCGGCACAAAGGCGCGCGTATACCCTTGGGGCGATACACCCCCGAAAGCGCGTCAGCATGCTAACTTCGCACGCCGCTACAATCGTCCGATGCCGGTGGGTCAATTTCCGAAAGGCGAGTCCCCGGACGGTATCGCGGATCTCGCTGGGAACGTGTGGGAGTGGTGCCTCGATGAATACAGTCTGACAACCTATCAGCGAAACGGAGAAGATGTATCCCGAAATCCGCTCAATCTCCGTTTTCGCGACGTACTTCGCGCAAGAGTTATTCGAGGCGGTGCGTGGGATGTCGGCAGGGCGTTCCTCCGTTCAAGTTTGCGCTTCAAATTTTATCCGCTGGATTCAACACATACTATCGGGTTTCGAGTCGTCCGTCCGCGCCCAGAAATCAAAAACTAA
- a CDS encoding sugar phosphate isomerase/epimerase, which yields MKVGIRDGMLPVSFEESFQKAKDIGFDGIELCMGANYREHALWQDGGIDTVNSLAEAAGIEVSSLSPGGFTAFSFMHPTDSTRSEGIAKLQYLAETAPQLGAKVILVPFFGGGQIQDEHIRAPRFIDGLKAAAETAEKHGVFLAIESTLSAEQHQQIIDNVGSSAVGVYYDMGNATGLGYDSPSEIRSLGSAITQMHIKDTGGNHAGEGDVDFPAVFDAAHAVGYDSWFVLETPGKDDPVASAAKNLNFVRNNF from the coding sequence ATGAAGGTAGGTATTCGGGATGGAATGCTGCCCGTTTCCTTTGAAGAATCGTTTCAGAAAGCAAAAGATATTGGGTTTGATGGTATCGAACTTTGTATGGGAGCCAATTACCGTGAACATGCCCTCTGGCAGGATGGTGGGATTGATACGGTGAACAGTTTGGCAGAAGCCGCAGGCATTGAGGTGTCCTCACTGTCGCCGGGCGGTTTCACTGCTTTTTCGTTTATGCATCCGACCGACAGCACACGCAGCGAAGGGATTGCGAAGTTGCAATATCTCGCAGAAACTGCCCCACAACTTGGCGCGAAAGTGATTCTGGTGCCCTTTTTTGGAGGCGGACAAATCCAAGACGAGCATATCAGGGCGCCGCGGTTTATTGATGGACTCAAAGCCGCCGCGGAAACCGCCGAAAAACACGGGGTCTTTCTCGCAATTGAATCGACATTAAGCGCGGAACAACACCAGCAAATTATTGATAACGTCGGTTCATCAGCTGTTGGGGTCTATTACGATATGGGGAACGCCACGGGATTAGGCTACGATTCGCCATCTGAAATTCGGAGCTTGGGCAGCGCAATCACACAGATGCACATCAAGGACACTGGTGGCAATCACGCTGGCGAAGGTGATGTCGATTTTCCGGCAGTCTTTGACGCTGCGCACGCTGTAGGATATGATAGTTGGTTTGTACTCGAAACGCCCGGTAAGGACGATCCGGTTGCGTCTGCTGCAAAGAATCTCAATTTCGTGAGGAACAATTTTTGA
- a CDS encoding DUF6178 family protein, whose amino-acid sequence MNSPKTIIPRSESKKLLSLPTREAEQLFQSYGKQQQLEILSATRNPRAREQLYYLVPDCTELIQESPTEDVLQVLDTMLGSGLASALLPCLSNDQFEELLDIAVWREGKLDEASLDLWLFELSECDRDELGRFLRELDIRLLAALLHGRIKLQDQHAGLLLESGLLDPTSHAIDYADERARAISDAIWEADHEVFEMLITELFAIDTEGDVEAELAAIFDAAQADRAERVVERDKAAGVDVTEADLMEKVDLDSISFDEDGEDDDNE is encoded by the coding sequence ATGAACAGCCCAAAAACGATAATCCCACGCTCCGAAAGCAAGAAGCTGCTGTCCTTACCGACGCGCGAAGCAGAGCAACTCTTTCAAAGCTACGGAAAGCAACAGCAATTGGAGATTCTCAGTGCAACCCGCAACCCAAGAGCACGCGAGCAACTCTACTATCTCGTCCCGGATTGTACGGAACTCATTCAGGAAAGTCCGACTGAAGATGTACTCCAAGTTTTGGACACCATGCTCGGCTCAGGACTCGCCTCGGCACTGCTGCCGTGTCTGTCAAACGATCAATTTGAGGAACTATTAGATATTGCCGTCTGGCGCGAGGGCAAACTTGATGAAGCGTCATTGGACCTCTGGCTCTTTGAACTCTCTGAGTGTGATCGGGACGAACTGGGGCGGTTTCTCAGAGAATTAGATATCCGTCTACTCGCAGCACTCCTCCACGGACGTATCAAACTTCAAGACCAACACGCTGGATTGCTTCTTGAAAGTGGACTTCTGGATCCAACTTCTCACGCGATTGATTACGCCGACGAACGCGCCCGGGCAATTTCCGACGCTATCTGGGAAGCGGATCATGAGGTATTTGAGATGCTCATCACCGAACTCTTTGCAATTGATACTGAGGGTGATGTTGAGGCAGAACTTGCCGCTATTTTCGATGCCGCACAGGCAGACAGAGCCGAGCGTGTCGTCGAACGCGATAAGGCAGCAGGCGTTGATGTCACGGAAGCCGACCTCATGGAAAAAGTTGACTTAGATTCGATTTCATTTGATGAAGACGGAGAAGACGATGACAACGAATAA
- a CDS encoding DUF6178 family protein: MTTNKFSLVAEASLDGRLFLARALAHGDTLGHTSREQADALYQNIAAIAHKLITMKTADLSDESALRTHIQTAFTLTSLGLEYGSKGDLDKAAQLLHKTRTVKFFQIGNTLMEKLLDRARHLLEHAVILPPSRDEERLLGTNYTDLEIEGIQIYTQAELEFLKALLIYRTSIRTLQVTIRDTETPRPLLHLAEVEMLDRQLACIEHRCDYVKALPLDNLFVLDPPLSIFPNPIEYLTLGLIANLVLYRQVDFQLDEDARQDFHQLAYVDGEIRDSFRQQLLDWIAKYLEQAQQPEPVKNYAVAYWDDCLRIEGQAAPSQ; this comes from the coding sequence ATGACAACGAATAAGTTTTCTCTCGTCGCTGAGGCAAGTCTTGACGGACGGCTATTCCTCGCGCGAGCATTGGCGCACGGCGATACCCTCGGTCATACTTCGCGCGAGCAGGCAGATGCACTTTACCAAAATATCGCCGCCATTGCGCATAAACTCATCACAATGAAGACGGCAGACCTCTCTGACGAATCAGCACTTCGGACGCATATCCAAACTGCCTTTACGCTCACCAGTCTCGGATTGGAATACGGCAGCAAAGGTGATCTGGACAAAGCGGCGCAACTCCTTCATAAAACCCGGACTGTTAAGTTTTTCCAAATCGGTAATACGTTAATGGAGAAATTGCTCGACAGGGCGCGCCACCTTTTAGAACATGCCGTGATTCTGCCACCCAGTAGAGATGAAGAGCGGCTTCTCGGCACCAATTATACCGACTTGGAGATCGAAGGCATCCAAATCTATACACAAGCAGAACTCGAATTTCTAAAGGCGTTGCTGATATATCGGACCTCCATCCGGACACTTCAGGTGACAATCAGGGATACCGAGACCCCACGTCCGCTCCTCCACTTGGCTGAAGTCGAAATGCTTGACCGACAACTGGCATGCATCGAGCATCGATGCGATTACGTGAAAGCCTTGCCGTTAGATAATCTATTCGTGTTAGATCCGCCGCTCAGTATCTTTCCGAATCCGATTGAATACCTCACGCTCGGATTGATAGCTAACCTTGTACTTTACCGTCAAGTTGACTTCCAGTTGGACGAGGACGCTCGGCAGGATTTTCACCAATTGGCTTATGTTGACGGTGAGATCCGAGACTCCTTCCGGCAGCAGCTGCTCGACTGGATTGCAAAGTATCTCGAACAGGCACAGCAACCTGAACCTGTAAAAAACTACGCTGTCGCCTATTGGGACGATTGCCTCCGCATTGAGGGACAGGCGGCTCCGTCTCAATAA
- a CDS encoding HEAT repeat domain-containing protein produces the protein MQRLLLIPILLCLIACQSQEQQAETLVAEFSATEAIRRTEASKALVAMGSEAIDALIRGLSNENSQIREMSAWTLSEIGVPAARIAPALISILADPDENIRVVGSVALQNLGEPAVPYLIDALKAESMEIRLNAAYALGEISTPLDTILPALISTLTDPEWNVRRLVVRALVTIGSPAVESLIQALNSDDPDLRRMAERALSDIGTPEARRAIADAKRQFPSDR, from the coding sequence ATGCAACGTCTTCTTTTAATCCCCATACTTCTCTGCCTGATAGCGTGTCAATCGCAGGAACAGCAGGCAGAAACGCTTGTTGCCGAGTTTAGTGCAACGGAGGCAATCCGCCGTACCGAAGCGTCCAAAGCCTTAGTCGCAATGGGATCCGAGGCGATTGATGCCCTCATTCGCGGATTATCCAATGAAAATTCGCAGATTCGTGAGATGTCGGCGTGGACGCTCAGCGAAATCGGGGTCCCAGCTGCCCGCATTGCACCTGCCCTTATTTCAATCCTCGCCGATCCGGACGAAAACATCCGTGTTGTCGGTTCTGTCGCGCTACAGAATTTGGGTGAACCTGCTGTGCCGTATCTTATTGATGCCTTAAAAGCCGAATCAATGGAGATTCGATTGAATGCGGCTTACGCGTTAGGCGAGATCAGCACACCGCTGGATACAATTCTCCCCGCACTTATTAGCACACTTACAGACCCGGAATGGAACGTCCGCCGCCTTGTCGTGCGCGCCTTGGTTACGATTGGATCCCCCGCAGTTGAATCGTTAATCCAAGCACTCAATTCGGATGATCCTGACCTTCGCCGTATGGCAGAACGCGCTTTAAGCGACATCGGGACTCCAGAAGCACGTCGAGCAATCGCTGACGCGAAGCGACAATTTCCCTCTGACCGCTAA
- the msrA gene encoding peptide-methionine (S)-S-oxide reductase MsrA — MKLETATFGAGCFWCVEAVFQQLEGVHEVVSGYTGGTTVNPTYQAVCMGMTGHAEVIQIQFDPTAISYEELLEVLWHTHDATTLNRQGADVGTQYRSAIFYHSEEQQRIAEQSKAEMDKSNMWDDPIVTEITPIDTFYPAEDYHQNYFLLNSRQPYCQFVIHPKMRKFTKDFKDKLKNEQ, encoded by the coding sequence ATGAAATTAGAGACAGCGACATTCGGTGCGGGCTGTTTTTGGTGTGTTGAGGCAGTCTTTCAGCAATTGGAAGGCGTTCACGAGGTCGTCTCAGGATACACAGGTGGCACCACCGTCAACCCGACTTATCAAGCCGTGTGTATGGGGATGACGGGACACGCTGAAGTGATCCAGATCCAATTCGATCCGACAGCCATCTCTTACGAGGAACTCTTGGAAGTGCTTTGGCACACGCACGACGCAACAACGTTAAATCGGCAGGGGGCTGATGTCGGCACGCAGTACCGTTCCGCGATTTTCTATCACTCAGAGGAACAACAGCGCATCGCCGAACAATCTAAAGCAGAGATGGATAAATCTAATATGTGGGACGATCCGATTGTCACAGAGATCACACCTATTGACACCTTCTATCCTGCCGAAGATTATCACCAGAACTATTTTCTTTTAAATTCAAGGCAGCCGTACTGCCAATTTGTAATCCACCCGAAGATGCGAAAATTCACAAAGGATTTTAAGGACAAACTCAAAAATGAGCAGTAA